The Arachis ipaensis cultivar K30076 chromosome B03, Araip1.1, whole genome shotgun sequence region ttttttatatatagagttatgccttatattgaggaattgtgttataaaagatttagtttttaaattttgatattaaaaaataataattataaaagatgagattaatgaatgatttgaaagtaaaaataaataaatatttacagggtttgtggaggtttgaaaatctcacaaattagtttattttttgttaaattaaaaaattattgtgggggttttaaaccgtcacaaaagtgatttaaaactgtcacaaaagtctaatataaaacccccactaaacacacacaaaaccTCCACTGAATgaattgtggaggtttttaaaaacccccacaaaagacctcgtggcacctcaaattttgggggttttagAAACCCCCACAAACTATTtggtgggggttataaacctccacaaataggaGAAAAAACcttcacaaataaacaaaaatcttGTAGTGATGAAAGCTTTATAACAGAATGATGATGAGTAAATATTTTAGGACTGATGAATGACTGAATGTTCTCCTAACAAGGTCGAAGGTCTCGTCTCGCTTGCCAAGTGCATGGATTGTATGAATGTAGGGCTTGTAGTTTTATTATCCCACCCACTGAGGTTTGATTGAATAATTTGGGGATGCTTGTTGACTACCAATCACTATTTTTTATTGTGCATATATTATGGCTTCAAATTTTGTCATGAATGCCGATTATCACGAATTGATAGTATTCTTAACCATTCGACATGTATACATAGGCTGACACAATGGAAAACTATATCTTAGACTTATTTTTTGGTACTATCAGGTTGCGAGTAGTTAACCGACATATGAGCTCATGATACTTAATTGAAATTAAGACTAACACTAAGACTGTAACAGAATAAAAGAAATCCAAAACTATAGAGCCTAGGGCTGAAAGAATCGCATCCATGATTGTCCCAACAATAGAGATTTACGCTAAGACCACTATAAGAATTGTTTTCCTTTAGTGCTATCCTATTGGGAACCATGGATTCTGATCCATTCGTTTCACTATTCTTATAGATGGAACCAAGACGGTGATGATTATTGAAGAGATAGTGCTACCCTTTTGCCACAACTTAGATTTAAAGTATGTTTTGCATTTTGAAAACACCCAACGCTATATGAAACTACAAAGTCTAGATTATTTTTTCCTCTCCCTGTTAGTATTTTCTTAAAAGGGTAAGACTTTACTAATTTGGGTATCAGATTAGGAACTTTCTAAATGAACTCGGATTTGAGACTTTACACACACACATTGAGAGTCTATGTATGGGTTGCTACATCTTATGGTTTGTGTGACTGTTGTTATTTTTGCTCTTTTGATGTACAAACGAAGCCCTAGCGACACTAAAAGAAATATATGATTTTACTTTCTGTCTATGCTTACTGAATGTGCTCACGTACTTTATTTGCTTAAAGGATTCCCGCAAAACTTAACTAATATCACTCTTCGATAACTTTTACATTCATGATCAACGCTACAAGTTCAAAAATGAATAAAGTACATAAAGTGTCTAGAATCTACAGGCAAGTTTACAAATTAGTAAACTTGATGATTGGCATTGGTCATGATATGGTAAAAGTTGGTCGTTATATGAAGGGTGTTTTCTCAAATCTCCGACAAAAACGTCAATGTTTTAAGGTGCTACCTAAAATCAGATGGTGTTTTGGGCTTAGACGTGAAATCTAAACGTCTTCAGTGAGAATTCTTACTTTCTCACCAGGATGGAGATTTCTCCTACGTCCTTGCTTGGATGGTAGTGATAAATATACCACTAAAAAACTCTTATACTTAAATTAGTAAGAATTTTAATAAACTTAAAACAGAATTAGACTAAGAAAAATACTTAACTACTAGAGTATTTATAGAATTGTTGATGAGAACTCACTGAACTCACTCTAGCTCCCCCCTACCTTTGGCTCTTGTTGATTGGAACCAACAACGAAAGCGGCTCGACTAACAGGCATAACTGCCTGTTTCAGAAATCGCTTTTGGATCGTTGAACCGGTTGGAAATCTCCCGGTCGAACCGAACGAGATCTGGTCGGTTTTTGCTTTTAGcaagaaacgacgtcgtttcgctCAATTAAAAAATTACCCCAAAGCACTCTGCCACTGCCACTCTCAGAGCTCCTCCGGTCCTCCCTCGCTCCTTCAGAATCGCATCACTTCCTCCGTCCAGCCACCGCCGTCCCCACTACGGTCGTCTCCGCCACTGCTCGAAGCCGCCGTCCACACTGCAAGTTGTGTCGCATCGTTCCTCCGTCGCGAATCCGCTGTTCCGCCGCGCCGGCTCTGTTCCACCGCGCTCCAGCCCTTCTCTGCTCCAGTTCCGCCACGCTCCACCTCCTCTGCTCCAGTTCCGCTGCACTCCACCTGCCTCTGCTCCAGTTCCGCTGCGCTCCACCCTCTTCCGCTCCAGTACCTCGCACACCACCCTCCTCTGCTCCAGTACCGTGGCACACCACCCTCCTCGGCTCCAGTTCCGCGGCAGTCCAGGCCATCTCTTCTCCAGTTCTGCCGCGTCCAGCCTTCCCTCGTACTCCCTCACCTCTGTGCTCTAGAAGGTATTTTTTTTACTGTAATTGTTGTTTTAATTGGTTTAGGATTGTTAATCtgtgatttttcttcttgtgttgTTGTCATTACTGTGGTTGTTGATGATGTTCTTGATTCTGttgtctttaatttcttttttggTTTTTAGGGTGATTTTCTTTGATTCTGATATGTTGCTGTTAATTTCTTCAAGTATTTGTTGTCGTTGAGATTATTGGGTTGCTGtatttttgttctttaatttcttgcttattGTATTGAGTTTTCTTAGGTTTCTTGTGTTTATTGTTGTTGCTGATTACTGCTAATGGTTCTTGATGGTTCTAATTGTTGATGTTTGTTTACTATTGTTTGTTGACTTTGTTCTTATGGttcttggtttttttttttcatgaagtgctgtttgtttgctttgctgcTGTTTTTGCATTCTTATGCTTTGTGCAagttaatttatgttttattacTTAGATTACCCAGCTATCATGACCCTGCCGTTTGCTGCAAACATTGATATTAGAGATACTGTTAAGTACAAAGAAGTCATGAAACAGTTCAACCTTGGCCCTAATGGTGGAATTTTGACTTCCCTTAACTTGTTTGCTACCAAGTTTGACGAGGTAATAATTGCTTATTGGTTCATGAAACATTTTGGTTTCAATCTTACTTATTACCCTATTTACTCCCTTTTGAATTAAGTGTCCTTCATACTATCCTGTTCActgataaataataattttagtaaTGTAGGTTCcttgcttctttttttcttttttacttttggTTGGGGTTGATTTTCTTGAGTGCTTTTCATCTTACTATGCTGGTTTTGCTCCCAGCTATGGTGCTTAAATGCAGTTTAATAAATGTTTTTGCTTGTTGTTTTCAGGTAGTCTCTGTTATTGAGAGGCGAGCAGATCAACTTGACTATGTTCTTGTGGATACGCCTGGGCAGATCGAGATATTCACCTGGTCTGCTTCTGGTGCTATTATTACAGAAGCATTTGCCTCCACATTTCCCACTGTAGTCACCTATGTTGTTGATACACCTCGTTCAGAAAATCCCACCACTTTCATGAGCAACATGCTTTATGCTTGTAGTATCCTCTATAGGACTAGGTTACCTCTTATCTTGGCTTTCAACAAGGTTGATGTAGCTCAGCATGAATTTGCCTTGGAGGTATTCTTTATTcttgaaaaatcttattattgTTTTGTTTACTGATTTGCATCTAAAGTATAAAGATGGAGACATAATGACATTGAGCTGTATCTATAATGATGTTGTGGATACCACTAGAACATATTGAAAAATCACAAAAGATTGGAATAGTTTTTTTTGAGCCCCTGCTATAGTTGGTCTAATGTTGATTGTAGCAACAAACATGTTATATCTCTGTAGGTTCACAATCtgtatatatattcttttttattttgtgttccctttttttttcttatttggttttgagttttgacaATGCATTAGTTGCTTCTTGCAGGAATTTGGCATCAACAGGATTTTCTGGAACACTTTCTCCCTGAATTGCCAAATTGAAATACTTGGTTTGCTTGTATGTTGTTACTGTCATAGATTCACATTTTTTTTATGAGATTTGATAATTTTGATATTGTACGAATCCAAGAATCAGATTACCATAGCTTATCTCAAGTACATTTTCCTGTATGCTATAAATGTTATTGTTTATATCTCAAGTACATTCCCAATGCCACTCTTTTCAATTCCAATATTTAAGTAAATCTCATTACAACTTCATATACAACTTGTTGAGTATTTTCTGACTTTCAATTAATGTCCCTCTAAGaagttgttttattttactttttaaagaaaaacaattatattTGGAACTATTGACATTgcgaatttttttatatatagagttatgccttatattgaggaattgtgttataaaagatttagtttttaaattttgatattaaaaaataataattaaaaaagatgagattaatgaatgatttgaaagtaaaaataaataaatatttacagggtttgtggaggtttgaaaatctcacaaattagtttattttttgttaaattaaaaaattattgtgggggttttaaaccgtcacaaaagtgatttaaaactgtcacaaaagtctaatataaaacccccactaaacacacacaaaaccTCCACTGAATgaattgtggaggtttttaaaaacccccacaaaagacctcgtggcacctcaaattttgggggttttagAAACCCCCACAAACTATTtggtgggggttataaacctccacaaataggaGAAAAAACcttcacaaataaacaaaaatcttgtagtgtttgacaccgtactcgagccatacaaCGCGTTGTTTTCGGGCAACGACCTAACTTTAGCGtaataatgtctttgattcatgtcatggggaTTCGACTATATTTTTATGATAGTTGTCGAaaacctaacacaaccctcctcctttatccagATTTGGGATTGACTATGTAGCacaagtgtaacataggcggagttacACAcatgaattaatatattttatattacttagattttttttttttaattatttttttttaaaataagaactcaacacaataaagtggagCGATCATAGCTAGTCAATCAAGAATATATAAAACCTAAATAAGAAAGCGGCACAATAAATACATAAAGGTCCCCATGTCATCTCCGACAGAGCCATCAACAATAAGAGGGATCAACACCTCTCCACTCATTAACGCTCGTCACGGTTATGTTGATAACTTCTTCAACACCTCGGCTATGATTCTGGAAAATCCTTCTATTCCTTTCCATCCATATATTCCAAATGACCGCACAAAAATACCTTAGTCGCTGCTTACGATTTTCCTTACTCCTTGGTTCCTCTGTCCAACTGAGATAGTGCTCTTTCAACGAATCCGGATAAGACCATTGAAAGCCAAACCTTGATATCCAAGCACTTTACACCTGCCAAGCAAATGCACAGCCGAAAAACAAGTGATATACATGTTCCAATTCGTTattacataacacacatacagtgTCTTCCTGTCTGATAAGTCCAAATCGGCTTAGCCTTTCCTTAGTGTTTACTCTGCCTATTAAAACAAACCAAGCAAATAGCTCCACTCGTGGTGGCACCAAACCTTTCCAAACGGTACTTGTGAAGCTGTAGCTGGCCACCTCCTCTGGAAGCATTTCAAcctgcaacacctgcacaaatgagttagttgaaAAGACACCTTGCTTATCATATTTCCAAAGCACTCTATCCTCTCTGTGATTCACTAATTTCACTGGTCTCAAAGACTCATGTAACTGACTCAGAAGCTCTAATTCCCACTGAAAAAGCTCTCGCCTCCATTGgaaattccaaatccactctatCCCATACCATAACCCACAATCCCTAATTACAGATCCACACTGGTTTGAAATAGAGAAAAGCCTCGGAAACCGGTCTTTCAGAGATCCACATAGTAACCAAACATCCTCCCAGAATTGAGTCCGTCACCCATCACCAATTTTCATGGACATCCCTGTAACCGTCTTATCCCTTATACGTTCATTCATGATGTTTAACTGGCAAATATCCTTCCAGGGACCTCCTCTCGTAGGTAGTGCTTGAGTTGACAGTAGCTCATTGGGATTCATGTTATTACATGAACATACAATTTTCTTCTACAGCGGGCACTCCTCCTTAGCAAActgccaccaccacttgaacaacAATGCTGAGTTTCGAATCATAGCATCGCCAACTCCCAAGCCACCTAGTTTTTTTTGGAGCCTGCACAATTTCCCACCTAACTAATGCCATACCATTCCTACCATCTTCCTTACTCCACAGGAATCTTCTCTGCAGTGAAATCAACCTTGCAGCAACAGCTTTCGGCATCTTGAATAAACTCAAATAATATACTGGCAAACTGTTTAAGACTGATTTGATAAGCACCAACTTTCCAGCTTTGTTTAGCACCTTAACTTTCCATAAACTGAGTTTCTCCTCCACTTTGTCCATAATAggcttccaagtcttcaccaacctcggGTTCGCTCCTAAGGAGATCCCAAGGTATTTAACTGGGAGAGTGTCCCCCTTACAGCCCAGAAGGTTACACATACGCTGGAGCCACTGCTCGTCACAATTAATCGATATCAAACTtgacttatcaaaattaatacagaggcctgacatcaactcaaaacaTCGCAAAAGGTGTTTGTAATTCTTGATAGTCTCCTCTTCTGGTGGGCAAAACAGAATAGTATCATCAGCAAACTGAAGGTGCGACAGTTCTATTCTATCCCTCCCCACCAACAACGGTGATATACGCCCGTTCCTGATCGCCTCTCCAATCATTCGATGCAGTACATCCACCACCAGTACAAATAAAAAGGGAGAAAGTGGGTCACCTTGTCTCAAGCCCCTTTCCATTTTGAAAGGTTTAGATGGCGAACCATTTACCAGAACTGACATAGATGCAGTGGtcacacactccataacccatGCTCTCCATTTATGCCCGAATCCCATCTTGTGTAGCACAATGTCCACAAAATTCCATTTGACTCGGTCGTATGCTTTATGAAAATCTAGCTTGATTATTGCCGCTTCTGTATTTCTCTGTTTAAGCCAGTTAACTATTTTACATGCAATAAGTGCCCCATCGTGTATTTTCCTTCCCTTGACAAACGCACTCTGCGTCTCCCCTACTAATCCTGACATCACTGATCTCATCCTCCTGACTAGCACCTTCGAGATGACCTTGTAGACGCACCCGACCATACTAATAGGTCTCAAGTCTTTGATCTTCTTTGCACCGATGAATTTTGGAGCCAATGCCACCCAAGTAATATTGCTATCAGTCGGTAACCTGGAAGAATTAAAAAATCCCATCACTGCTGCCGTAAATTCAGGTCCAATCTCATCCCAACACCTCTTAatgaagttcatgttgtaccCATCACAACCTGACGCCTTAAAAGACTCACAGTCCCACACAGTCTCCCTGATCTCCTCAGCCGAGGGCAGCATCTCTAAGGTCACAGCATCTTCCTCAGCTATCTTTTCCACCATACCATCTCTAAAACCCATCAATGGGGTAGCTTCCTGATGATATAATTCCTTGTAGAACTCTCTGATAGCTATCTTGATTCTCGCTTGATTCCTGATTGATCTACCATTTATCACCAGTGCATCAATCATATTGTTTCGTCTTCTTGCTGAAGCCATATTATGAAAGTACCTTGTATTTTTGTCCATGTCCTTCGCGTGCCGAGACCGAGACATCTGTTTCCAATGCATTTCCTTCCTTATGTACCATCTCTCACAACAATTAACCAACGCCTTTCTTCTAGCCTTCGTCGTGGCATCATAAACTCCATTGCTGACCATATCATCAACCCTCCtgatctcttcctcaaactttGTGATTTTATTATCCATCTCACCAAAATTAGCtatcttttttaattattgtagTTAACTTGTTATTACTGTGATTCTGTTATGTTGATTGATTATGTTGATTCTGTTATGTTGATTCATgtctttgttatttttctttttcaattttttactgTGATTTTCTACTCAGGTTGTTACTGTGATTTTTCTGTTGTTATTGGGTTATTGGATTTTTTATTCAGgtcttatttttgttaatttgttAAATTGTTGAGTTGCTGGGTTTTAATTTGCTGGATTGAGATTGGGATTGTTCTTGTTATTTGTTATTGGATTGTTGGATTTTTTATTCAGGCTTTGTTTCTGTTAATTTGCTAAGTGTGTTTCTCcatactttttttatttattattttattataaaacggttattTCGGTTGAATTACGATTGAACTAATTGAACCAGTAAACCAATAAATCAGTAACTAGTGGTTTGGTGATTGGTTCGGTTTCCAGTAGgagtgttcgcggtgcggtttggattggatgactttcaaaaaaaaatctgatccgatccgatccaatttcaagcggtttggattggattggattggtggttttgtaaattaaaaaaatcaaatacatataacaagtcgcaacattaaattttaaataatcaacgatgacataacaagtctcaacaacaTTTTAAGAAGCCaacaataacataacaatagaaataaaattataagttagttaaaataaataaataaataacattttggacataaaatatttattaaataataataatacatgaataatataaagttgtataacaaattgaacatgttataagtataattgtaaatataatgataaaataataatattatagcacattgtgtgGTTTGGATTCGATTGGATCGGTTATGGAAAGTAGATCCGAAATTCGATCCGATTCAGCGGTttacaaaaaatagaatccaatcaaattcgAATTAGATTGGATTGGATGAGTGGTTTAATTTGGATCGTTTTCGACTTGAACACCCCTATTTTCCAGAACCTTGCTACTACCTTCCTCTTCTCCCCTTCCTTCCCCTTTTCTGTCTTCCAACTCCGGCGGAGCCGCCGCCACCGGTATTGTTGCTCTGTTCTCCATATTTCTGCTCCATCCAACTCTTGCATCGCCACCTGCATCTCTGCCACCTCTGGCTGCTGCAAGCGTCTCTTCCCGCCAGCGTCTGTACCCGCCCACGCTGCCGCTAGCGTCTCTACTCGCCTCTCTTCTCTCCTCTCCGACCACATCTCTGCTTGCATCTTTTCCCGTGTCTGCCCACCTTCTCTGCCGTGGTTGCTGCCTTCCCTGGTTAAGACTTACTGCTCTCTCAATTTCTGCATTGGATTTGCTTCATGATTTATGGATTTGTGTTTATCCTAATGAATAAGAAGGTTTTGTTAATGTGATTTATTTATCCTAATTAATATTAAGTTTGCTATGGCTAGTTGTTTTGTTTAACCTTCTTTTAACAATCTTGCCTTtgccttttaattttcttttttctgaGTTGCTGTTTAACTTTCCTTTAACAAAATAGTTGACCAAGAACCTACAAAAtgtcattttaattttattttagttttgaaCTTTGATCTGTTGAACTTTGAATGTaaattgtaaaattttaatgatgaCAAATTATTATATGAGTAGTGAAATTTCGAATTTTATTGtcattgattcattgaatttAGATATTAAAGAAAGTGATTCACTGACCGGTCCAATTCTCACAACCTTGGTAAATATATTGTTTTGCTTGTTATGTAAATATAAAAGATGATTACTTTTGGCTTCGTCATATTCTTTTATCCTATGTGTTATCAAGTTGTTTGTATGTTGTGTAGATATTTTGTTTTGTATGTTGTATGAATATAAGAAGTGATTAATTTTTAATCACATTCTCTAATGTGCTATCAAGTTGATTTTATGTTTTTGCATTCTCTGCACATGCTTTACTTTTTCTAAGTTTTGTGTTTACTaacatttttaaatttcaattaaatttctATTACTTTTATCAGATACCTCTTCTCAAGTAAAGACTCTTGACACTTGTGAAGCATTGAAGCATGTAGTAATCTCCTGTTAAGAAGAAAGAGGATGTCTCTGTCCGCTATGAGTTGTTCAATTCTCCCAACTACTGTATTCTCCATTCCCTTCCCTTCTTCCAAAGCCACCATTTCAATCAACTCTACCACTACCACCTTAGTCTCCAAGTCAGCAGCAGCAACATCCAAACACATATGGACAAGAACAGTCCAACTCCATCCACGTGGCAGAACCCGGTACAAAGACCAAACGTTCTTGGACCACGCTGTGGACATGGATGAGCTGATATCTTCGATCAGACAGACCCAAAATGCGGAGGAGCTTTATGCCCTCATGTCTCCTTACAATGGCAGGCAGCTCTCTATGCGTTTCATGGTTTCTCTCCTTTCTCGGGAGCCAGACTGGCAACGCTCCCTTGCCTTGCTTGATTGGATCAATGACACGGCTCTCTATTCTCCTTCAGTCTTCGCCTACAATGTCGTTATTCGCAATGTTCTACGCGCCAAGCAGTGGCAAGTTGCACACGGCCTGTTCGACGAAATGCGCCAGAGAGGCCTTGCCCCAGACAGGTACACCTATTCAACTCTGATTACTCAGTTTGGTAAGAATGGCATGTTTGATTCGGCCTTGTTCTGGCTCCAGCAAATGGAGCAGGACAATGTGTCTGGTGATCTTGTCTTGTATAGCAACTTGATTGAGCTTTCTCGAAAATTGCGTGATTACACCAAGGCGATTTCGATATTCATGAGGTTGAAGAACGCTAACATTACGCCTGACCTGGTAGCTTATAACACCATGATTAATGTGTTTGGAAAGGCTAAGTTGTTCCGTGAGGCTCGCCTCCTCATTCAGGAGATGAAGGGTAATGGTGTCCGCCCGGATACGGTGAGTTACTCGACGTTGCTCGTGATGTATGTTGAGAACCAGAAGTTTGTTGAGGCACTCTCGGTATTCTCGGAGATGAATGAAGAGAAGTGCCCGCTTGATCTGACGACTTGCAATATTATGATTGATGTTTATGGCCAGCTTGACATGGCCAAGGAAGCTGATCGGCTGTTCTGGAGCATGAGGAAGATGGCAATCGAACCCAATGTGGTCAGTTACAATACACTCTTGAGGGTCTATGGAGAAGCTGAGCTGTTTGGGGAAGCCATCCATCTATTTCGTTTGATGCAGAGGAAGGGTGTGGAACAGAATGTTGTCACATACAACACCATGATTAAGATCTATGGCAAGTCTCTCGAGCATGAGAAGGCAACGAATCTCATTCAAGAGATGCAGAGCAGAGGTATTGAACCAAATGCCATCACTTATTCCACGATAATATCTATCTGGGGAAAGGCAGGGAAGTTGGATAGGGCAGCCATGTTATTTCAGAAGTTAAGGAGCTCAGGAGTTGAAATTGATCAAGTTCTTTACCAAACAATGATTGTTGCTTACGAGAAAgcaggtttagttgctcatgccaAGCGTCTGCTTCACGAGCTTAGGCATCCAGAGAACATTCCTAGGGAGACTGCGATTGCAATCCTTGCGAGGGCTGGTAGAATTGAAGAGGCTACATGGGTTTTCCGGCAGGCTTTTGATGCTGGAGAGGTGAAGGATATATCTTTGTTTGGGTGTATGATTGATCTTTTCTCAAGGAACAAAAGGCATGCAAATGTTGTTGAAGTGTTTGAGAAGATGAGAGAGGTGGGATACTTTCCTGATTCTAATGTTATTGCTCTTGTGCTGAATGCTTTTGGGAAGCTACGTGAATTTGAGAAAGCAGATGCTTTATATAGAGAGATGCATGAAGAAGGGTGTGTTTTTCCTGATGAAGTTCATTTCCAGATGCTCAGTCTATATGGAGCAAGAAAGGATTTCACAACAGTAGAGTCATTGTTTGAGAAGTTGGATTCCAATCCCAACATCAACAAAAAGGAGTTGCATCTTGTTGTTTCCAGCATTTATGAAAGAGCAGATAGACTTAATGATGCTTCTCGAATCATGAACAGGttgaataaaaaaatcataagaaATCATGACGATACTTAGAGAAGTTTGCATCTGCTTTCCCTAATCCCTATGTAACTTGTATAGTGATGAACATTCTTTTGCCCTTGACCATGCATAAAAACTGTAATCGGAAAATCTCTCTATAATGAGGTGCATCATGTAGATATGATATATTATTATGTTTTGGTGCAATAATTGTTTTATATATGCATATAAATGGAGCAGTGCTTCTTCATTGCAGATTGTTGAGCCAGTTTCAAGTCAATTTTTGAGCTTTTCTGGTAGTTTGATTGTTTTGCTGGTATAACTGAAAATATTTTGTGTGCTCCACCTGTAGCAACTGTCaatcaattttaataaaattcgTAGCTGATCTAGTAGTTTAGGTGTGGTTTAATTGGAAATCCTAAGCTCCAGATTGAAGTTATGGGTGAAAGAAATACGGAAAGTGACATGGAGAATCATTTTCAACTCATGGTAAAATTTATTCTTTCATTAACTTTGTTCGGATATAGTTGAACATATTCTCCTCCTTTTCTCTCCCATTTGCCCTCACTTTGCTGCAACATATATTTGTTTTATgaaatttcatattttattttctagCATCCCCTAATGGATCACTTCTTCACCCCACTGATTTGGTACTGCTATAATATGATGAAGGTAAAGTTCATGGAGGTACTAGATTGAAGCTGAATGGTTGtaga contains the following coding sequences:
- the LOC107632730 gene encoding GPN-loop GTPase 1-like, which encodes MTLPFAANIDIRDTVKYKEVMKQFNLGPNGGILTSLNLFATKFDEVVSVIERRADQLDYVLVDTPGQIEIFTWSASGAIITEAFASTFPTVVTYVVDTPRSENPTTFMSNMLYACSILYRTRLPLILAFNKVDVAQHEFALEEFGINRIFWNTFSLNCQIEILGLLVCCYCHRFTFFL
- the LOC107629995 gene encoding pentatricopeptide repeat-containing protein At5g39980, chloroplastic, yielding MSLSAMSCSILPTTVFSIPFPSSKATISINSTTTTLVSKSAAATSKHIWTRTVQLHPRGRTRYKDQTFLDHAVDMDELISSIRQTQNAEELYALMSPYNGRQLSMRFMVSLLSREPDWQRSLALLDWINDTALYSPSVFAYNVVIRNVLRAKQWQVAHGLFDEMRQRGLAPDRYTYSTLITQFGKNGMFDSALFWLQQMEQDNVSGDLVLYSNLIELSRKLRDYTKAISIFMRLKNANITPDLVAYNTMINVFGKAKLFREARLLIQEMKGNGVRPDTVSYSTLLVMYVENQKFVEALSVFSEMNEEKCPLDLTTCNIMIDVYGQLDMAKEADRLFWSMRKMAIEPNVVSYNTLLRVYGEAELFGEAIHLFRLMQRKGVEQNVVTYNTMIKIYGKSLEHEKATNLIQEMQSRGIEPNAITYSTIISIWGKAGKLDRAAMLFQKLRSSGVEIDQVLYQTMIVAYEKAGLVAHAKRLLHELRHPENIPRETAIAILARAGRIEEATWVFRQAFDAGEVKDISLFGCMIDLFSRNKRHANVVEVFEKMREVGYFPDSNVIALVLNAFGKLREFEKADALYREMHEEGCVFPDEVHFQMLSLYGARKDFTTVESLFEKLDSNPNINKKELHLVVSSIYERADRLNDASRIMNRLNKKIIRNHDDT